In the Burkholderia glumae LMG 2196 = ATCC 33617 genome, one interval contains:
- the asd gene encoding aspartate-semialdehyde dehydrogenase: MKVGLVGWRGMVGSVLMQRMQEEGDFDLIEPVFFSTSNAGGKAPAYAKNETTLKDAASIDELKGCDAIITCQGGDYTNEVFPKLREAGWKGYWIDAASSLRMKDDAVIVLDPVNLDVIKDALVKGARNFIGGNCTVSLMLMALGGLFRENLVDWMTAMTYQAASGAGAQNMRELIAQMGVLHGAVAEQLADPASAILDIDRRVSAAMNGADMPSSQFGVPLAGSLIPWIDKDLGNGMSKEEWKGGAEANKILGKPGMGEPGSIPVDGLCVRVGAMRCHSQALTIKLTRDVPLDEVNAIIASGNDWVKVVPNEREASIRELSTAVVTGTLSVPVGRLRKLAMGGEYLSAFTVGDQLLWGAAEPLRRMLRILLDR, from the coding sequence ATGAAGGTAGGTCTCGTAGGTTGGCGTGGCATGGTCGGCAGCGTGCTGATGCAGCGCATGCAGGAAGAGGGCGATTTCGATCTGATCGAGCCGGTGTTTTTCAGCACCAGCAATGCTGGCGGCAAGGCGCCGGCCTATGCGAAAAACGAGACCACGCTGAAGGACGCGGCGAGCATCGACGAGTTGAAGGGCTGCGACGCGATCATCACCTGCCAGGGCGGCGATTACACCAACGAGGTGTTCCCGAAGCTGCGCGAAGCCGGCTGGAAGGGCTACTGGATCGACGCGGCCTCGTCGCTGCGGATGAAGGACGACGCCGTCATCGTTCTCGACCCGGTCAACCTCGACGTGATCAAGGACGCGCTCGTGAAGGGCGCCCGCAACTTCATCGGCGGCAACTGCACCGTGAGCCTGATGCTGATGGCGCTGGGCGGCCTGTTCCGCGAGAACCTGGTGGACTGGATGACGGCCATGACCTATCAAGCCGCCTCGGGCGCCGGCGCGCAGAACATGCGCGAGCTGATCGCGCAGATGGGCGTGCTGCACGGCGCGGTGGCCGAGCAGCTGGCCGATCCGGCCTCGGCGATCCTCGACATCGACCGCCGCGTGTCGGCCGCCATGAACGGCGCCGACATGCCGAGCAGCCAGTTCGGCGTGCCGCTCGCGGGCTCGCTGATTCCGTGGATCGACAAGGATCTCGGCAACGGCATGTCGAAGGAAGAATGGAAGGGCGGCGCCGAAGCCAACAAGATCCTCGGCAAGCCGGGCATGGGCGAGCCGGGTTCGATCCCCGTCGACGGCCTGTGCGTGCGGGTCGGCGCGATGCGCTGCCACTCGCAGGCGCTCACCATCAAGCTGACCAGGGACGTGCCGCTCGACGAAGTCAACGCGATCATCGCCTCGGGCAACGACTGGGTGAAGGTCGTGCCGAACGAGCGCGAAGCGTCGATCCGCGAACTGTCGACGGCGGTCGTCACGGGCACGCTGTCGGTGCCGGTCGGCCGCCTGCGCAAGCTGGCGATGGGCGGTGAATACCTGTCGGCGTTCACGGTCGGCGACCAGCTGCTGTGGGGCGCGGCCGAGCCGCTGCGCCGGATGCTGCGCATCCTGCTGGACCGATAA
- a CDS encoding SPOR domain-containing protein gives MGIFSFGKKKDDDAPPRRGSRSGSRPDSRASRGERAERRTRRAERPDADALLLDPTLPEKQRARRRLVGAIALVVAAVIVLPMVLDSHPKPVTDDIAIDIPNRPTHAAPARDDEAIDTQAGVAHDAPPASGAAEADAEAAPASGSNPPGTAGPSAAQAPRTPSPPAAAAKPAVPPATPKPATPKPSVAQSKPSPAPAAAGQGGASPASPPGARFAVQLGSFKDDATARAWADKLKAAGVPAYVEHRKQADGSTATLLRAGPFADRAAASAAIAKVRDAGLTQ, from the coding sequence ATGGGAATCTTCTCGTTCGGCAAGAAGAAAGACGACGACGCGCCGCCCCGGCGCGGGTCACGGTCCGGGTCTCGCCCCGACTCCCGGGCCAGTCGCGGTGAGCGTGCCGAGCGGCGCACGCGCCGGGCCGAGCGCCCCGACGCGGACGCGCTGCTGCTCGACCCGACCCTCCCCGAGAAGCAACGTGCGCGCCGCCGCCTGGTCGGCGCGATCGCGCTGGTGGTGGCCGCCGTGATCGTGCTGCCGATGGTGCTCGACTCGCACCCGAAGCCCGTCACCGACGACATCGCGATCGACATCCCGAACCGCCCGACGCACGCTGCGCCCGCGCGCGACGACGAGGCCATCGACACGCAGGCCGGCGTCGCGCACGACGCACCGCCCGCGTCCGGCGCGGCCGAGGCGGACGCCGAAGCGGCGCCCGCCTCGGGCTCGAACCCTCCCGGCACTGCCGGCCCGTCGGCTGCGCAGGCGCCGCGGACGCCGTCGCCGCCGGCCGCCGCCGCGAAACCTGCCGTACCGCCCGCCACGCCGAAGCCCGCCACGCCGAAGCCGTCCGTCGCCCAGTCGAAGCCGTCGCCCGCACCGGCCGCCGCCGGGCAGGGCGGCGCGTCGCCGGCGTCGCCGCCCGGCGCGCGCTTCGCGGTGCAGCTCGGCTCGTTCAAGGACGACGCAACCGCGCGCGCCTGGGCGGACAAATTGAAAGCGGCGGGCGTACCTGCATATGTCGAGCATCGCAAGCAGGCGGATGGCAGCACGGCTACACTGCTCCGTGCCGGCCCGTTCGCCGATCGCGCGGCCGCGTCGGCCGCCATCGCGAAGGTGCGCGATGCGGGCCTGACCCAGTAA
- the folC gene encoding bifunctional tetrahydrofolate synthase/dihydrofolate synthase, giving the protein MSTFPTLDAWLSHLETAHPVGIDMGLARVTKVKEALGLEFACPVITVGGTNGKGSTCALLETILLKAGYRVGCHTSPHLLAFNERARIGGANVDDAALLPHFEAVEAARLSLAEPVTLTYFEFTTLVILRLFAASQLDAVILEVGLGGRLDAMNMLDADCAVVTSIDIDHTEYLGDTREQIGFEKAGIFRPGKPAVCGDPAPPQTLIDHANAIGADLWLVGRDFRYETQPGNERQQWSYLGRDKRYPALAYPALRGANQLINASAALAALESLRARLPVSAQDIRLGLANVELPGRFQVLPGKPAIVLDVAHNPHASAVLAQNLGNMGFFPYTYAVFGAMRDKDIAGVLRQLKGEIDHWCVTDLPLPRAASAETLEAALREAGVEDGPDSSVTRYASPAEAFRDTLKRASENDRMVVFGSFYTVAGVMAYRKSQQH; this is encoded by the coding sequence ATGAGCACATTTCCCACTCTCGATGCCTGGCTTTCGCACCTCGAAACCGCGCATCCGGTCGGCATCGACATGGGCCTCGCCCGCGTCACCAAGGTCAAGGAGGCGCTCGGGCTCGAGTTCGCCTGCCCGGTCATCACGGTGGGCGGCACCAACGGCAAGGGCTCGACCTGCGCGTTGCTCGAGACGATCCTGCTGAAGGCTGGCTATCGCGTCGGCTGCCATACCTCGCCGCACCTGCTGGCGTTCAACGAGCGCGCGCGGATCGGCGGCGCGAACGTCGACGACGCGGCGCTGCTGCCGCATTTCGAGGCGGTGGAGGCGGCCCGCCTGAGCCTGGCCGAGCCGGTCACGCTGACCTATTTCGAATTCACGACGCTGGTGATCCTGCGCCTGTTCGCGGCCAGCCAACTCGACGCGGTGATCCTCGAGGTGGGGCTGGGCGGGCGGCTCGACGCGATGAACATGCTCGACGCCGACTGCGCGGTCGTCACCAGCATCGACATCGACCACACCGAATACCTCGGCGACACGCGCGAGCAGATCGGCTTCGAGAAGGCCGGCATCTTCCGCCCCGGCAAGCCGGCCGTGTGCGGCGATCCCGCGCCGCCGCAGACGCTGATCGATCACGCGAACGCGATCGGCGCGGACCTCTGGCTGGTCGGACGCGACTTCCGCTACGAGACGCAGCCCGGCAACGAGCGCCAGCAGTGGAGCTACCTGGGCCGCGACAAGCGCTATCCGGCGCTCGCCTATCCGGCGCTGCGCGGCGCGAACCAGCTGATCAACGCGTCGGCCGCGCTGGCCGCGCTCGAATCGCTGCGCGCCCGGCTGCCGGTGTCGGCCCAGGACATCCGGCTCGGCCTTGCCAACGTCGAGCTGCCCGGGCGCTTCCAGGTGCTGCCCGGCAAGCCCGCGATCGTGCTCGATGTCGCGCACAACCCGCACGCGTCGGCGGTGCTCGCGCAAAATCTCGGCAACATGGGCTTCTTTCCGTACACTTACGCGGTGTTCGGCGCGATGCGCGACAAGGACATCGCGGGCGTGCTGCGGCAGCTGAAGGGCGAGATCGATCACTGGTGCGTGACCGATCTGCCGCTGCCGCGCGCCGCTTCGGCCGAGACGCTCGAGGCCGCCTTGCGCGAGGCCGGCGTCGAGGACGGCCCCGACAGCAGCGTGACGCGCTACGCGTCGCCTGCCGAGGCATTTCGAGATACGCTGAAGCGGGCCTCGGAGAATGATAGAATGGTGGTCTTTGGTAGCTTTTATACGGTAGCCGGCGTGATGGCCTATCGTAAATCGCAGCAACACTGA
- the truA gene encoding tRNA pseudouridine(38-40) synthase TruA: MRIALGIQYDGAAFHGWQSQPHGNTVQDTLERALKAFARVPLQTVVAGRTDTGVHGLGQVVHFDTELDRTAFSWVRGTNAFLPPSVAVQWAKPMPEAFHARFAAFERTYYYALYVHPVRSPMLAARAGWVHTPLDVEAMRAAAAHLIGEHDFSSFRSSECQSKTPVKHLYQIDIRPSGSFIHFRFRANAFLHHMVRNLMGCLIAVGRGRYPADWLDEVLAARNRDRAAPTFAPDGLYLAHVGYPDSFAVPPAQLGSVPWSTVWADLDAPPAPPANP; encoded by the coding sequence ATGCGCATCGCGCTCGGCATCCAGTACGACGGCGCGGCGTTCCACGGCTGGCAGTCGCAGCCGCACGGCAACACCGTGCAGGACACGCTGGAGCGGGCCCTGAAGGCGTTCGCGCGGGTGCCGCTGCAGACCGTCGTGGCGGGGCGCACCGACACCGGCGTCCACGGGCTCGGCCAGGTGGTCCATTTCGACACCGAACTCGACCGCACCGCATTCTCCTGGGTGCGCGGCACCAATGCGTTCCTGCCGCCGAGCGTCGCGGTGCAGTGGGCCAAGCCGATGCCCGAGGCGTTCCATGCCCGCTTCGCCGCGTTCGAGCGCACCTACTACTACGCGCTCTACGTGCATCCGGTGCGCTCGCCGATGCTGGCCGCGCGCGCGGGCTGGGTGCACACGCCGCTCGACGTGGAGGCGATGCGCGCCGCCGCGGCGCATCTGATCGGCGAACACGATTTCTCGTCGTTCCGCTCCTCCGAGTGCCAGTCGAAGACGCCCGTCAAGCATCTGTACCAGATCGACATCCGGCCGTCGGGCAGCTTCATCCATTTCCGTTTTCGCGCCAACGCGTTCCTGCATCACATGGTGCGCAACCTGATGGGCTGCCTGATCGCGGTGGGGCGCGGCCGCTATCCGGCCGACTGGCTCGACGAGGTGCTGGCCGCGCGCAATCGCGACCGGGCCGCGCCGACCTTCGCGCCCGACGGCCTCTATCTGGCCCATGTCGGCTATCCTGACAGCTTTGCCGTGCCGCCCGCGCAGCTCGGCAGCGTGCCGTGGAGCACGGTCTGGGCCGACCTCGACGCGCCGCCGGCCCCGCCAGCGAACCCCTGA
- the trpB gene encoding tryptophan synthase subunit beta: MYNFPDEHGHFGPYGGVFVAETLIHALDELRGAYERFRDDPEFVAEYQRELKHFVGRPSPIYHAQRWSEMLGGAQLYLKREDLNHTGAHKINNVIGQALLARRMGKRRVIAETGAGQHGVATATICARFGMECVVYMGAEDVRRQAANVYRMKLLGATVVPVESGSRTLKDALNEAMRDWVTHIESTFYIIGTVAGPHPYPMLVRDFQRVIGDECKVQMPELAGRQPDAVIACVGGGSNAMGIFYPYIDDTDVQLIGVEAAGDGLDTGRHAASLTGGSPGVLHGNRTYLLQDADGQIIETHSVSAGLDYPGVGPEHAWLKDSGRAQYVPITDEEALKAFHECCRIEGIIPALESSHAIAYGAKLAPSLPKDKILLVNLSGRGDKDMHTVAERGGITL; encoded by the coding sequence ATGTACAACTTTCCTGATGAGCACGGCCATTTCGGCCCCTATGGCGGCGTGTTCGTCGCCGAAACGCTGATCCACGCGCTCGACGAACTGCGCGGCGCCTACGAGCGTTTTCGCGACGATCCCGAATTCGTCGCCGAATACCAGCGCGAGCTGAAGCACTTCGTCGGCCGCCCTTCGCCGATCTATCACGCGCAGCGCTGGAGCGAGATGCTCGGCGGCGCGCAGCTCTACCTGAAGCGCGAGGACCTGAACCACACCGGCGCCCACAAGATCAACAACGTGATCGGCCAGGCGCTGCTCGCGCGCCGGATGGGCAAGCGGCGCGTGATCGCCGAGACGGGCGCCGGCCAGCACGGCGTGGCCACGGCCACCATCTGCGCGCGCTTCGGCATGGAGTGCGTGGTCTACATGGGTGCCGAGGACGTGCGCCGTCAGGCGGCCAACGTCTACCGCATGAAGCTGCTCGGCGCGACCGTGGTGCCGGTGGAGTCGGGTTCGCGCACGCTGAAGGACGCGCTCAACGAGGCGATGCGCGACTGGGTCACCCACATCGAGTCGACCTTCTACATCATCGGCACGGTGGCCGGCCCGCACCCCTATCCGATGCTGGTGCGCGACTTCCAGCGCGTGATCGGCGACGAGTGCAAGGTGCAGATGCCCGAGCTGGCGGGGCGCCAGCCCGACGCGGTGATCGCCTGCGTCGGCGGCGGCTCGAACGCGATGGGGATCTTCTATCCGTACATCGACGACACCGACGTGCAGCTGATCGGCGTCGAGGCGGCCGGCGACGGCCTCGACACGGGGCGCCACGCGGCCTCGCTGACGGGCGGCAGCCCCGGCGTGCTGCACGGCAACCGCACCTATCTGCTGCAGGATGCCGACGGCCAGATCATCGAGACGCATTCGGTCTCGGCGGGCCTCGACTATCCGGGCGTCGGCCCCGAACACGCCTGGCTCAAGGACAGCGGCCGCGCGCAGTACGTGCCGATCACCGACGAGGAGGCGCTGAAGGCGTTCCACGAGTGCTGCCGGATCGAGGGCATCATCCCGGCCCTCGAGTCGAGCCATGCGATCGCCTACGGCGCGAAGCTCGCCCCGAGCCTGCCGAAGGACAAGATCCTGCTCGTCAACCTGTCGGGCCGCGGCGACAAGGACATGCATACCGTCGCCGAGCGCGGCGGCATCACGCTCTGA
- the trpA gene encoding tryptophan synthase subunit alpha, producing MSRIQNTFAALAAQGRKGLIPFITAGDPDPAKTVDFMHALAAGGADVIELGVPFSDPMADGPVIQRSSERALARGVTLRHVLDDVRRFRERDDRTPVVLMGYANPIERMGTEAFAAAASAAGVDGVLVVDYPPEEAAGFAATMRAAGVDPIFLLAPTSTEQRMAEVGRIASGYVYYVSLKGVTGAGNLDVSSIAGKIPAIKSRVPVPVGVGFGIRDAATARAVAEVADAVVIGSRLVQLLEESAPEAAAGALQAFVAGIRAALDGEAKAA from the coding sequence ATGTCCCGAATCCAGAATACCTTCGCAGCACTGGCCGCCCAGGGCCGTAAAGGGCTGATCCCGTTCATCACGGCGGGCGACCCGGACCCGGCGAAGACCGTCGATTTCATGCATGCGCTCGCGGCGGGCGGCGCCGACGTGATCGAGCTCGGCGTGCCGTTCTCGGACCCGATGGCCGACGGCCCGGTGATCCAGCGCTCCTCCGAGCGCGCGCTGGCGCGCGGCGTCACGCTGCGGCACGTGCTCGACGACGTCAGGCGCTTTCGCGAGCGCGACGACCGCACCCCCGTGGTGCTGATGGGCTATGCCAACCCGATCGAGCGGATGGGCACCGAGGCCTTCGCCGCCGCGGCCAGCGCGGCCGGCGTCGACGGCGTGCTGGTGGTGGACTATCCGCCCGAGGAGGCGGCCGGGTTCGCCGCCACGATGCGGGCCGCCGGGGTCGACCCGATTTTCCTGCTCGCGCCGACCTCGACCGAGCAACGGATGGCCGAAGTGGGCCGGATCGCGAGCGGATATGTTTATTATGTGTCGCTGAAGGGGGTGACCGGCGCCGGAAATCTGGATGTTTCCAGCATTGCGGGTAAAATCCCGGCCATCAAGTCGCGCGTGCCGGTTCCGGTCGGCGTCGGCTTCGGGATCCGCGACGCCGCCACCGCGCGCGCCGTGGCCGAGGTTGCCGATGCCGTGGTGATCGGCAGCCGCCTCGTGCAACTGCTCGAGGAGTCGGCGCCGGAGGCGGCCGCAGGCGCGCTGCAGGCGTTCGTCGCCGGCATCCGCGCCGCGCTCGACGGCGAGGCGAAGGCGGCCTGA
- a CDS encoding FimV/HubP family polar landmark protein, giving the protein MPTPREPEPEPVPRATAMTEPLPPAIEHAEPAEPAEHAEHAEHAEHAEHAEPAVAKTAEPPKTAEPPMLTEPLASPAAGPLAPAEPDQPVAPAEPEARAVPPAPSLPEDEPPGAAVPPPVQPESGEPPAQREDTAGAPPVLPASATDASESSQTAAADAHEFPADAVSALDSLDMPLPPRVGEPEPEPGLPSPLDFAAQKATNGLPADTPQTPAGDAPATPSGQQASEHGEHGEPPATVSGPEQWDDDEPADPPPAGSLPENRSAAGFGALGGAQFGALNLDFDLDLPVGPSATPPPPTDDALDRIAQNKLELAAEYVELGDLHGARMLLNEVIDAGRAGTRDAARTLLAKLADAT; this is encoded by the coding sequence ATGCCGACGCCGCGCGAGCCGGAACCCGAACCCGTCCCGCGAGCCACGGCCATGACCGAGCCGCTGCCGCCCGCGATCGAACACGCCGAACCGGCCGAACCGGCCGAACACGCCGAACACGCCGAACACGCCGAACACGCCGAACACGCCGAACCGGCCGTTGCCAAGACCGCCGAGCCGCCGAAAACGGCCGAGCCGCCGATGCTGACCGAGCCGCTGGCGTCGCCCGCTGCCGGGCCGCTCGCACCGGCTGAGCCGGATCAGCCCGTGGCGCCGGCCGAACCCGAGGCGCGAGCCGTGCCGCCCGCGCCGAGCCTACCCGAAGACGAGCCGCCGGGCGCCGCCGTGCCGCCGCCCGTTCAACCCGAAAGCGGGGAGCCTCCCGCGCAGCGCGAGGACACCGCGGGGGCGCCGCCCGTCCTGCCCGCGAGCGCGACGGACGCGAGCGAATCGAGCCAGACCGCCGCGGCCGACGCGCACGAATTCCCGGCCGACGCGGTGTCCGCGCTCGACAGCCTCGACATGCCCTTGCCGCCGCGCGTCGGCGAGCCGGAGCCGGAGCCAGGCCTGCCGTCACCGCTTGATTTTGCAGCGCAAAAAGCAACTAACGGTCTGCCCGCCGACACCCCGCAAACGCCGGCCGGCGACGCACCGGCAACGCCATCCGGTCAGCAGGCCAGCGAGCACGGCGAGCACGGCGAGCCCCCGGCAACGGTTTCGGGGCCGGAACAATGGGACGATGACGAACCGGCCGATCCGCCTCCCGCCGGGTCGCTCCCCGAAAACCGTTCCGCCGCGGGCTTCGGCGCGCTCGGCGGCGCGCAGTTCGGCGCACTCAATCTCGACTTCGACCTCGATCTGCCGGTCGGCCCGAGCGCGACGCCGCCGCCGCCCACCGACGACGCGCTCGACCGGATCGCGCAGAACAAGCTCGAACTGGCGGCCGAATACGTCGAACTCGGCGACCTGCACGGCGCCCGCATGCTGCTGAACGAGGTGATCGACGCGGGCCGCGCCGGCACCCGCGACGCCGCGCGCACGCTGCTCGCGAAACTCGCCGACGCGACGTGA
- a CDS encoding DNA-methyltransferase produces MRDLIEESAGAAARETGAAPDAARARALPGDIDLRHRDFLTDAASLPDASIDLIVADPPYGLGKDYGNDSDKLQGDAHLAWTRQWLELAIPKLKASGSLYVFCTWQYAPEIFSFLKTRLTMVNEIIWDRRVPSMGGTTRRYTSVHDNIGFFAVSKSYYFDLDPVRIPYDAETKKARSRKLFEGSKWLELGYNPKDVWSISRLHRQHAERVDHPTQKPLELVERMVLSSCPPGGVVLDPFMGSGTTAVACARHGRGFVGYEINESYCAIARERVAALAAPADA; encoded by the coding sequence ATGCGCGACCTGATCGAAGAGTCCGCCGGCGCTGCGGCGCGCGAGACCGGCGCGGCTCCGGACGCGGCGCGCGCGCGCGCGCTGCCCGGCGACATCGACCTGCGCCACCGCGATTTCCTGACCGATGCGGCGAGCCTGCCGGACGCCTCGATCGACCTGATCGTCGCCGATCCTCCTTATGGGCTCGGCAAGGACTACGGCAACGACTCGGACAAGCTGCAGGGCGACGCCCATCTGGCATGGACCCGCCAGTGGCTCGAGCTGGCGATTCCGAAGCTCAAGGCGAGCGGTTCGCTGTACGTGTTCTGCACCTGGCAATACGCGCCCGAGATCTTCAGCTTCCTGAAGACGCGCCTCACGATGGTCAACGAGATCATCTGGGACCGGCGCGTGCCGAGCATGGGCGGCACCACGCGGCGCTACACGTCGGTCCACGACAACATCGGGTTTTTCGCGGTATCGAAGAGCTATTACTTCGACCTCGATCCGGTCCGCATTCCCTACGACGCCGAAACGAAGAAGGCCCGTTCGCGCAAATTGTTCGAAGGCAGCAAGTGGCTCGAACTGGGCTACAACCCGAAGGACGTCTGGTCGATTTCGCGGCTGCACCGCCAGCACGCGGAGCGCGTCGACCATCCGACCCAGAAGCCGCTCGAACTCGTCGAGCGGATGGTACTGTCGAGCTGCCCGCCGGGCGGCGTGGTGCTGGACCCGTTCATGGGCAGCGGCACCACCGCCGTGGCGTGTGCCCGGCACGGGCGCGGCTTCGTCGGCTACGAGATCAACGAAAGTTATTGCGCGATCGCGCGCGAACGCGTGGCCGCGCTCGCCGCGCCGGCGGATGCGTGA
- the accD gene encoding acetyl-CoA carboxylase, carboxyltransferase subunit beta, whose protein sequence is MSWLDKLLPPKIKQTDPKSRKGIPEGLWVKCPSCEAVLYRSDVEANLHVCPKCDHHMRIGARERLDALLDAEGRYEIGQEIVPVDTLKFKDSRKYPDRLKEAMEDTGETDAMVVMGGAIRTLPVVAACFEFSFMGGSMGSVVGERFARGAQNALEQHVPFICVTASGGARMQESLLSLMQMAKTTAMLTRLSEAKLPFISVLTDPTMGGVSASFAFLGDVVIAEPKALIGFAGPRVIEQTVREKLPEGFQRSEFLLKSGAIDMIVDRRKMRDEIAQLLALLQRQPADALA, encoded by the coding sequence ATGAGCTGGCTCGACAAGCTGTTGCCGCCGAAGATCAAGCAGACCGACCCGAAGAGCCGCAAGGGCATCCCCGAGGGGCTGTGGGTCAAGTGCCCGTCGTGCGAGGCCGTGCTGTATCGCTCCGATGTCGAGGCGAACCTGCACGTCTGCCCGAAGTGCGACCACCACATGCGGATCGGCGCGCGCGAGCGCCTCGACGCGCTGCTCGACGCGGAAGGCCGCTACGAGATCGGCCAGGAAATCGTGCCGGTGGACACGCTGAAGTTCAAGGACAGCCGCAAGTATCCCGATCGCCTGAAGGAGGCGATGGAGGATACCGGCGAGACCGACGCGATGGTGGTGATGGGCGGCGCGATCCGCACGCTGCCGGTGGTGGCCGCCTGCTTCGAGTTCTCGTTCATGGGCGGCTCGATGGGCTCGGTGGTGGGCGAGCGCTTCGCGCGCGGCGCCCAGAACGCGCTCGAACAGCACGTGCCGTTCATCTGCGTGACCGCCTCGGGCGGCGCGCGGATGCAGGAAAGCCTGCTCTCGCTGATGCAGATGGCCAAGACCACGGCGATGCTGACCAGGCTGTCCGAGGCCAAGCTGCCGTTCATCTCGGTGCTGACCGATCCGACCATGGGCGGCGTGTCGGCCAGCTTCGCGTTCCTCGGCGACGTGGTGATCGCCGAGCCGAAGGCGCTGATCGGCTTCGCCGGCCCGCGCGTGATCGAGCAGACGGTGCGCGAGAAGCTGCCGGAAGGCTTCCAGCGCTCCGAGTTCCTGCTGAAATCGGGCGCGATCGACATGATCGTCGATCGCCGAAAGATGCGCGACGAGATCGCGCAACTGCTCGCGCTGCTGCAGCGCCAGCCGGCCGACGCGCTCGCCTAG
- a CDS encoding phosphoribosylanthranilate isomerase, with protein MSDTLTSPGAAPRLRTRIKLCGLSRPADVEHAVALGVDAVGFVFYPKSPRAVTPQQAAELARRLPPFVSAVGLFVNASADELARVLDAVPLTTLQFHGDETPEHCLTLARAARLPWLRALRVGDSTRRADLVESALHYSTAAGWLFDTHVPDYGGSGKVFDWSLIPAELVHRAVLSGGLNARNVGEAIRQVRPYAVDVSSGIEVAGEKGVKDHARMTAFVSAVRDADAR; from the coding sequence ATGAGCGATACTCTGACTTCCCCCGGCGCCGCGCCGCGCCTTCGCACCCGCATCAAGCTGTGCGGGCTGTCCCGTCCCGCCGACGTCGAGCACGCGGTCGCGCTCGGTGTCGACGCGGTCGGTTTCGTGTTCTACCCCAAGAGCCCGCGCGCGGTCACGCCGCAGCAGGCGGCCGAGCTCGCGCGCCGGCTGCCGCCGTTCGTCTCGGCGGTCGGCCTGTTCGTCAACGCGAGCGCCGACGAGCTCGCGCGCGTGCTCGACGCGGTGCCGCTCACCACGCTGCAGTTCCACGGCGACGAGACGCCCGAGCACTGCCTGACGCTCGCGCGCGCGGCGCGCCTGCCCTGGCTGCGCGCGTTGCGCGTGGGCGACTCGACGCGGCGCGCCGATTTGGTAGAATCGGCACTTCACTATTCGACAGCCGCCGGCTGGTTGTTCGACACACACGTGCCGGACTACGGCGGCAGCGGCAAGGTCTTCGATTGGTCACTTATTCCCGCAGAGCTCGTGCATCGGGCCGTTTTGAGTGGTGGCTTGAACGCTCGAAACGTCGGTGAGGCGATTCGCCAGGTCCGCCCCTACGCGGTCGATGTCTCCAGTGGCATCGAGGTAGCGGGCGAGAAGGGCGTGAAGGATCACGCCCGGATGACGGCGTTCGTGAGCGCGGTGCGCGACGCGGACGCCCGGTGA